A genomic window from Peromyscus maniculatus bairdii isolate BWxNUB_F1_BW_parent chromosome 1, HU_Pman_BW_mat_3.1, whole genome shotgun sequence includes:
- the LOC102926033 gene encoding cytochrome P450 2B1-like isoform X2: MEASVLYFLTIIVGFLLLLVRRHPKAHGHLPPGPCPLPLLGNLLQLDRRGLLNSFMLFREKYGDVFTVHLGPRPVVMLCGTEAIREALVDQAEAFSGRGTVAVVEPIVQGYGVIFANGECWKVLRRFSVATMKDFGMGKRSVEERIKEEARYLVEELQKFQGAPMEPTFLFQSITANIICSIVFGERFDYKDRHFLHLLDLIYQTFLLYSSFSSQVFELFSGFLKYFPGAHKQIFKNLQEILHYIGQSVEKHRATLDPSNPRDFIDAYLLRMEKEKSNQHTEFHHQNLMISVLSLFFAGTETSSTTLRYGFLLMLKYPHITEKVQKEIDQVIGSHRLPTLDDRTKMPYTEAVIHEIQRFSDLSPIGVPHKVTKDTLFRGYLLPKNTEVYPILSSALHDPWYFAQPDTFNPDHFLDANGALKKNEAFMPFSIDESTRSSSSSFVLNSFVDIRIRNKLPQEEDKILI; encoded by the exons ATGGAGGCCAGTGTCCTGTACTTTCTCACTATCATTGTGGGCTTCTTACTGCTTCTGGTCAGGAGACACCCAAAAGCCCATGGCCACCTACCACCAGGACCATGTCCCCTGCCCCTCTTGGGAAACCTTCTACAGTTGGACAGAAGAGGCCTCCTCAACTCCTTCATGCTG TTTCGAGAAAAATatggagatgtgttcacagtgcACCTGGGACCGAGGCCTGTGGTCATGTTGTGTGGGACAGAGGCCATAAGGGAGGCTCTGGTGGACCAAGCTGAGGCTTTCTCTGGCCGGGGGACAGTTGCTGTGGTTGAGCCAATTGTACAGGGATATG GTGTGATCTTTGCCAATGGGGAATGCTGGAAAGTCCTTAGGCGATTCTCTGTGGCCACCATGAAGGACTTTGGGATGGGGAAGCGGAGTGTGGAGGAGCGGATAAAGGAGGAGGCCCGATATCTGGTGGAGGAGCTGCAGAAATTCCAGG gagcccccatggaacccaccttcctcttccagagcatcacagccaacatcatctgCTCCATTGTCTTTGGAGAGCGCTTTGACTACAAAGACCGCCATTTCCTGCACCTCCTGGACCTGATCTATCAGACCTTCTTGCTCTACAGCTCATTCTCCAGCCAG GTGTTTGAgctcttctctggcttcctgaAGTACTTTCCTGGTGCCCACAAGCAAATCTTCAAAAATCTGCAGGAAATCCTCCACTACATTGGCCAGAGTGTGGAGAAGCACAGGGCAACCTTGGACCCCAGCAATCCAAGGGACTTCATTGATGCCTACCTTCTACGCATGGAGAAG GAGAAGTCCAACCAACACACGGAGTTCCATCACCAGAACCTCATGATCTCTGTGCTGTCTCTCTTCTTTGCTGGCACCGAGACCAGCAGCACCACGCTCCGCTATGGCTTCCTGCTCATGCTCAAATACCCTCATATTACAG AGAAAGTCCAAAAGGAGATCGATCAGGTGATTGGCTCACACCGCCTACCAACCCTTGATGACCGCACCAAAATGCCTTACACTGAGGCTGTCATCCACGAGATTCAGAGATTTTCAGATCTCTCCCCGATTGGTGTCCCACACAAAGTCACCAAAGACACTTTGTTCCGAGGGTATCTGCTACCCAAG AATACTGAGGTGTACCCCATCCTGAGTTCAGCTCTCCATGACCCATGGTACTTTGCACAACCAGACACCTTCAACCCTGACCACTTCCTGGATGCCAATGGggcactgaagaaaaatgaagctttCATGCCCTTCTCTATAG
- the LOC102926033 gene encoding cytochrome P450 2B1-like isoform X1, whose amino-acid sequence MEASVLYFLTIIVGFLLLLVRRHPKAHGHLPPGPCPLPLLGNLLQLDRRGLLNSFMLFREKYGDVFTVHLGPRPVVMLCGTEAIREALVDQAEAFSGRGTVAVVEPIVQGYGVIFANGECWKVLRRFSVATMKDFGMGKRSVEERIKEEARYLVEELQKFQGAPMEPTFLFQSITANIICSIVFGERFDYKDRHFLHLLDLIYQTFLLYSSFSSQVFELFSGFLKYFPGAHKQIFKNLQEILHYIGQSVEKHRATLDPSNPRDFIDAYLLRMEKEKSNQHTEFHHQNLMISVLSLFFAGTETSSTTLRYGFLLMLKYPHITEKVQKEIDQVIGSHRLPTLDDRTKMPYTEAVIHEIQRFSDLSPIGVPHKVTKDTLFRGYLLPKNTEVYPILSSALHDPWYFAQPDTFNPDHFLDANGALKKNEAFMPFSIGKRICLGKGIACNELFLFFTTVLQNFSVSSPVAPEDIDLSPKESGLSKVPPKYQICFLAR is encoded by the exons ATGGAGGCCAGTGTCCTGTACTTTCTCACTATCATTGTGGGCTTCTTACTGCTTCTGGTCAGGAGACACCCAAAAGCCCATGGCCACCTACCACCAGGACCATGTCCCCTGCCCCTCTTGGGAAACCTTCTACAGTTGGACAGAAGAGGCCTCCTCAACTCCTTCATGCTG TTTCGAGAAAAATatggagatgtgttcacagtgcACCTGGGACCGAGGCCTGTGGTCATGTTGTGTGGGACAGAGGCCATAAGGGAGGCTCTGGTGGACCAAGCTGAGGCTTTCTCTGGCCGGGGGACAGTTGCTGTGGTTGAGCCAATTGTACAGGGATATG GTGTGATCTTTGCCAATGGGGAATGCTGGAAAGTCCTTAGGCGATTCTCTGTGGCCACCATGAAGGACTTTGGGATGGGGAAGCGGAGTGTGGAGGAGCGGATAAAGGAGGAGGCCCGATATCTGGTGGAGGAGCTGCAGAAATTCCAGG gagcccccatggaacccaccttcctcttccagagcatcacagccaacatcatctgCTCCATTGTCTTTGGAGAGCGCTTTGACTACAAAGACCGCCATTTCCTGCACCTCCTGGACCTGATCTATCAGACCTTCTTGCTCTACAGCTCATTCTCCAGCCAG GTGTTTGAgctcttctctggcttcctgaAGTACTTTCCTGGTGCCCACAAGCAAATCTTCAAAAATCTGCAGGAAATCCTCCACTACATTGGCCAGAGTGTGGAGAAGCACAGGGCAACCTTGGACCCCAGCAATCCAAGGGACTTCATTGATGCCTACCTTCTACGCATGGAGAAG GAGAAGTCCAACCAACACACGGAGTTCCATCACCAGAACCTCATGATCTCTGTGCTGTCTCTCTTCTTTGCTGGCACCGAGACCAGCAGCACCACGCTCCGCTATGGCTTCCTGCTCATGCTCAAATACCCTCATATTACAG AGAAAGTCCAAAAGGAGATCGATCAGGTGATTGGCTCACACCGCCTACCAACCCTTGATGACCGCACCAAAATGCCTTACACTGAGGCTGTCATCCACGAGATTCAGAGATTTTCAGATCTCTCCCCGATTGGTGTCCCACACAAAGTCACCAAAGACACTTTGTTCCGAGGGTATCTGCTACCCAAG AATACTGAGGTGTACCCCATCCTGAGTTCAGCTCTCCATGACCCATGGTACTTTGCACAACCAGACACCTTCAACCCTGACCACTTCCTGGATGCCAATGGggcactgaagaaaaatgaagctttCATGCCCTTCTCTATAG GGAAGCGCATTTGTCTTGGCAAAGGCATTGCCTGCAATGAATTGTTCCTTTTCTTCACCACCGTCCTCCAGAACTTCTCTGTGTCCAGTCCGGTGGCTCCTGAGGACATTGACCTCAGTCCCAAGGAGAGTGGCCTCTCCAAAGTGCCCCCAAAGTACCAGATCTGCTTCTTGGCCCGCTGA
- the LOC102926033 gene encoding cytochrome P450 2B1-like isoform X3, giving the protein MEASVLYFLTIIVGFLLLLVRRHPKAHGHLPPGPCPLPLLGNLLQLDRRGLLNSFMLFREKYGDVFTVHLGPRPVVMLCGTEAIREALVDQAEAFSGRGTVAVVEPIVQGYGVIFANGECWKVLRRFSVATMKDFGMGKRSVEERIKEEARYLVEELQKFQGAPMEPTFLFQSITANIICSIVFGERFDYKDRHFLHLLDLIYQTFLLYSSFSSQVFELFSGFLKYFPGAHKQIFKNLQEILHYIGQSVEKHRATLDPSNPRDFIDAYLLRMEKEKSNQHTEFHHQNLMISVLSLFFAGTETSSTTLRYGFLLMLKYPHITEKVQKEIDQVIGSHRLPTLDDRTKMPYTEAVIHEIQRFSDLSPIGVPHKVTKDTLFRGYLLPKNTEVYPILSSALHDPWYFAQPDTFNPDHFLDANGALKKNEAFMPFSIELLCVQSGGS; this is encoded by the exons ATGGAGGCCAGTGTCCTGTACTTTCTCACTATCATTGTGGGCTTCTTACTGCTTCTGGTCAGGAGACACCCAAAAGCCCATGGCCACCTACCACCAGGACCATGTCCCCTGCCCCTCTTGGGAAACCTTCTACAGTTGGACAGAAGAGGCCTCCTCAACTCCTTCATGCTG TTTCGAGAAAAATatggagatgtgttcacagtgcACCTGGGACCGAGGCCTGTGGTCATGTTGTGTGGGACAGAGGCCATAAGGGAGGCTCTGGTGGACCAAGCTGAGGCTTTCTCTGGCCGGGGGACAGTTGCTGTGGTTGAGCCAATTGTACAGGGATATG GTGTGATCTTTGCCAATGGGGAATGCTGGAAAGTCCTTAGGCGATTCTCTGTGGCCACCATGAAGGACTTTGGGATGGGGAAGCGGAGTGTGGAGGAGCGGATAAAGGAGGAGGCCCGATATCTGGTGGAGGAGCTGCAGAAATTCCAGG gagcccccatggaacccaccttcctcttccagagcatcacagccaacatcatctgCTCCATTGTCTTTGGAGAGCGCTTTGACTACAAAGACCGCCATTTCCTGCACCTCCTGGACCTGATCTATCAGACCTTCTTGCTCTACAGCTCATTCTCCAGCCAG GTGTTTGAgctcttctctggcttcctgaAGTACTTTCCTGGTGCCCACAAGCAAATCTTCAAAAATCTGCAGGAAATCCTCCACTACATTGGCCAGAGTGTGGAGAAGCACAGGGCAACCTTGGACCCCAGCAATCCAAGGGACTTCATTGATGCCTACCTTCTACGCATGGAGAAG GAGAAGTCCAACCAACACACGGAGTTCCATCACCAGAACCTCATGATCTCTGTGCTGTCTCTCTTCTTTGCTGGCACCGAGACCAGCAGCACCACGCTCCGCTATGGCTTCCTGCTCATGCTCAAATACCCTCATATTACAG AGAAAGTCCAAAAGGAGATCGATCAGGTGATTGGCTCACACCGCCTACCAACCCTTGATGACCGCACCAAAATGCCTTACACTGAGGCTGTCATCCACGAGATTCAGAGATTTTCAGATCTCTCCCCGATTGGTGTCCCACACAAAGTCACCAAAGACACTTTGTTCCGAGGGTATCTGCTACCCAAG AATACTGAGGTGTACCCCATCCTGAGTTCAGCTCTCCATGACCCATGGTACTTTGCACAACCAGACACCTTCAACCCTGACCACTTCCTGGATGCCAATGGggcactgaagaaaaatgaagctttCATGCCCTTCTCTATAG AACTTCTCTGTGTCCAGTCCGGTGGCTCCTGA
- the LOC102926033 gene encoding cytochrome P450 2B1-like isoform X4, whose translation MLCGTEAIREALVDQAEAFSGRGTVAVVEPIVQGYGVIFANGECWKVLRRFSVATMKDFGMGKRSVEERIKEEARYLVEELQKFQGAPMEPTFLFQSITANIICSIVFGERFDYKDRHFLHLLDLIYQTFLLYSSFSSQVFELFSGFLKYFPGAHKQIFKNLQEILHYIGQSVEKHRATLDPSNPRDFIDAYLLRMEKEKSNQHTEFHHQNLMISVLSLFFAGTETSSTTLRYGFLLMLKYPHITEKVQKEIDQVIGSHRLPTLDDRTKMPYTEAVIHEIQRFSDLSPIGVPHKVTKDTLFRGYLLPKNTEVYPILSSALHDPWYFAQPDTFNPDHFLDANGALKKNEAFMPFSIGKRICLGKGIACNELFLFFTTVLQNFSVSSPVAPEDIDLSPKESGLSKVPPKYQICFLAR comes from the exons ATGTTGTGTGGGACAGAGGCCATAAGGGAGGCTCTGGTGGACCAAGCTGAGGCTTTCTCTGGCCGGGGGACAGTTGCTGTGGTTGAGCCAATTGTACAGGGATATG GTGTGATCTTTGCCAATGGGGAATGCTGGAAAGTCCTTAGGCGATTCTCTGTGGCCACCATGAAGGACTTTGGGATGGGGAAGCGGAGTGTGGAGGAGCGGATAAAGGAGGAGGCCCGATATCTGGTGGAGGAGCTGCAGAAATTCCAGG gagcccccatggaacccaccttcctcttccagagcatcacagccaacatcatctgCTCCATTGTCTTTGGAGAGCGCTTTGACTACAAAGACCGCCATTTCCTGCACCTCCTGGACCTGATCTATCAGACCTTCTTGCTCTACAGCTCATTCTCCAGCCAG GTGTTTGAgctcttctctggcttcctgaAGTACTTTCCTGGTGCCCACAAGCAAATCTTCAAAAATCTGCAGGAAATCCTCCACTACATTGGCCAGAGTGTGGAGAAGCACAGGGCAACCTTGGACCCCAGCAATCCAAGGGACTTCATTGATGCCTACCTTCTACGCATGGAGAAG GAGAAGTCCAACCAACACACGGAGTTCCATCACCAGAACCTCATGATCTCTGTGCTGTCTCTCTTCTTTGCTGGCACCGAGACCAGCAGCACCACGCTCCGCTATGGCTTCCTGCTCATGCTCAAATACCCTCATATTACAG AGAAAGTCCAAAAGGAGATCGATCAGGTGATTGGCTCACACCGCCTACCAACCCTTGATGACCGCACCAAAATGCCTTACACTGAGGCTGTCATCCACGAGATTCAGAGATTTTCAGATCTCTCCCCGATTGGTGTCCCACACAAAGTCACCAAAGACACTTTGTTCCGAGGGTATCTGCTACCCAAG AATACTGAGGTGTACCCCATCCTGAGTTCAGCTCTCCATGACCCATGGTACTTTGCACAACCAGACACCTTCAACCCTGACCACTTCCTGGATGCCAATGGggcactgaagaaaaatgaagctttCATGCCCTTCTCTATAG GGAAGCGCATTTGTCTTGGCAAAGGCATTGCCTGCAATGAATTGTTCCTTTTCTTCACCACCGTCCTCCAGAACTTCTCTGTGTCCAGTCCGGTGGCTCCTGAGGACATTGACCTCAGTCCCAAGGAGAGTGGCCTCTCCAAAGTGCCCCCAAAGTACCAGATCTGCTTCTTGGCCCGCTGA